The genomic stretch CATTCACTACCTGTGTTTTCCACGATATCTTCCCCTTTATTACCTATGTGTGTAAACTCTTCTCCCTTTTCTAAGCTAGGCAACAACATTTTTATTGCCTTGAGTTGAAAACCTTGATCTTTTAACGCTTTAATGTTCTCTAGAACCATAATATCTTCTTCACTATAATATCTATGTCCTAACTCATTTCTTGTAATATCAAGCTCTAACTCCTCTTCCCAATATCTAAGAACATGAGGTTCAACATTTAATCTTTTAGATGCATCTGATATAATATACCTCACGAAAACCCCTCCTGTTTTTGTGATTACCAATTATTTATTATTATACCATATTTTTCCAATTTATCAATGGTTTTTAATATTTTATTCTAATGATAGTCTACATATTGCATTGACAATACTTTTTGCCTTTGATAAACTTAAAATTGTTTAATATTATGATTTGATTTTTCATAAAATTTAATTATTAAATAATTTGAGGAGGCGTATTATGAAAAGGAAATTCAATTTATTTATTGTATTAATGGTTATTTTATCTTTTAGCTCATCTACTTTTGTAATTGGGCAAGAACAAGAAGAAACGATTTATTTACAAGTTAATCATTCTGATGTAGATTTTGAACAATCCTCTACTTGGGTTGAAGACACCTTATACATTCCATTTAGAGCACTTTTTGATGGTTTAAATGGAGAGGTTCTTTGGAATAATGATACTAGAGAAGCCACTGGTATATACGAAGACTACACGCTAACCATTGGCATAGATTCAGAAGAGATTATTTCTTCTACTAATCTAGATTTTAATTATGAAGAAGACGTTATGATTGTTAACGAACGGATATTAATCTCGGCTGAACTAATCAATCATACTTTACCATTGTATACCTATTGGTTTGAAGAGGAGCAGACAGTATTAGCAACCATTCCTTCAAAAGGTTTCTTTTGGGAAGTGGAAAATGACGATAATCTGGTTTATTTGCTTGGTTCTATTCATTTAGGAACAGAGGATTTATTTCCAATTCAACGTGAAATAGAATATGCATTTTTAGATTCTGATTACTTAGTTCTTGAAGCGGATATCCAAACCATAAGTGAAGAAGATATTGCTTACATGGAATCTATAATGGTTTTTGACGATGGAACCACTTTAGAAGACCATATTTCAGAAGAAATTTATAATGAATTAGAATCTTATATGGCTCAATTCGATATACCTATTGAAGCCGTTAATACATTCAAACCTTGGAGCTTAAGTATGGAAGTAGATTCTATTAATTATGCTTTAAGCGGTTTATATCCTGAATATGGTATAGAAACATATTTCTTAACCCATAGACCAGAAGATATGCCAATAATTGAATTAGAAGGATTACGTTATCAACTGGATTTATTTGATAACTATTCTATGGCATTACAAGAAGTTCTTTTGGCTTCATCATTAGGCGATCCAGAAGAAATAGGAGAACAACTTCATCAATTAGTTGATACTTGGAAAAAAGGAGATTTAGATCGCTTAGAAGCCCTCACTATTTATGAAAGTATTGATCCTGAATATGACCATTTAATGGATGAATACAATGAAGCCCTCCTGACCATCAGAAATTATGAAATGGTTGACGCTATTGAAGAACTATTAAATGATGAGGAAGGTAATACTTACTTTGTAATCATCGG from Natranaerovirga hydrolytica encodes the following:
- a CDS encoding TraB/GumN family protein, which encodes MKRKFNLFIVLMVILSFSSSTFVIGQEQEETIYLQVNHSDVDFEQSSTWVEDTLYIPFRALFDGLNGEVLWNNDTREATGIYEDYTLTIGIDSEEIISSTNLDFNYEEDVMIVNERILISAELINHTLPLYTYWFEEEQTVLATIPSKGFFWEVENDDNLVYLLGSIHLGTEDLFPIQREIEYAFLDSDYLVLEADIQTISEEDIAYMESIMVFDDGTTLEDHISEEIYNELESYMAQFDIPIEAVNTFKPWSLSMEVDSINYALSGLYPEYGIETYFLTHRPEDMPIIELEGLRYQLDLFDNYSMALQEVLLASSLGDPEEIGEQLHQLVDTWKKGDLDRLEALTIYESIDPEYDHLMDEYNEALLTIRNYEMVDAIEELLNDEEGNTYFVIIGAAHYVGEDGIIHLLEEKDFEVLHY